The Drosophila innubila isolate TH190305 chromosome 3R unlocalized genomic scaffold, UK_Dinn_1.0 2_E_3R, whole genome shotgun sequence genome has a segment encoding these proteins:
- the LOC117790607 gene encoding uncharacterized protein LOC117790607 encodes MAAIQSSGSRPRERLLYAFRGWIAFVAFMDLGTAFRSYIERRSFLGDHSDTQFIEGDYTISRIIGMYCLLKAIALVHCTLYIHYRPVVSMGGCSLALTMVFYATEALYFRSSTLNFYVIFPCVLNTITLLGLIYIPKRLRLWEPNMDLDDENSQLLKSMTGFKRRRTKKQ; translated from the exons AT GGCTGCTATACAATCTTCCGGCAGTCGACCCCGCGAGCGTCTTCTCTACGCCTTTCGTGGTTGGATTGCGTTCGTCGCATTTATGGATCTCGGAACAGCGTTCCGGAGCTACATCGAGCGTCGTAGTTTCCTTGGCGATCACAGCGATACGCAGTTCATTGAAG GTGATTATACCATATCACGCATAATTGGCATGTACTGTCTTCTAAAGGCAATCGCCCTGGTGCATTGTACACTCTACATACACTACAGACC TGTTGTCAGCATGGGTGGTTGTTCCTTAGCTCTCACTATGGTCTTCTATGCTACTGAAGCACTCTACTTTCGTTCAAGTACTTTGAACTTCTACGTTATCTTCCCATGCGTTTTGAACA CAATAACTCTACTGGGCTTGATCTATATACCGAAAAGACTTCGCCTCTGGGAACCCAATATGGACCTGGATGACGAGAACTCTCAATTATTAAAGTCGATGACGGGCTTTAAAAGGCGTCGTACGAAAAAGCAATAA
- the LOC117790605 gene encoding G-box-binding factor isoform X3, with protein sequence MHQPDFTAVLLLALVACSSAQRVAPGVNPQHYQQVPQQVPQHHQQPPPPPQQYQQHGAPGVPPQQYQQQQVQYQQMPVQQQQQQHQPQMQQQQHQPQMQQQQQQHMQPPVQQHPQQVQHHPQQAGGHHHGQPQQVLNTGNIQQERAHIQEHMQVPIDTSKMSEAELQFHYFKMHDSDNNNKLDGCELIKSLIHWHVEDPSKPHAEDNAEKVAESEHKGNVYTDKALEETIDYVLKSMDLNNDGYVDYAEYRKTEANIGKD encoded by the exons ATGCATCAGCCAGATTTTACAGCAGTTCTGCTGCTTGCTCTTGTTGCCTGCAGCAGCGCACAGCGTGTTGCACCCGGCGTAAATCCCCAGCATTAT CAACAAGTGCCCCAGCAGGTGCCACAACACCACCAAcagccaccgccgccgccacaGCAATATCAACAACATGGTGCGCCTGGAGTTCCTCCCCAACAATAT cagcagcagcaagtgcAATATCAGCAGATGCccgtgcaacaacaacagcaacaacatcagccacaaatgcaacaacagcaacatcagccacaaatgcaacaacaacaacagcaacacatgCAACCTCCTGTGCAACAACATCCACAGCAAGTGCAACATCATCCACAGCAGGCAGGCGGTCATCATCATGGACAACCTCAGCAGGTGCTGAACACGGGCAACATTCAACAGGAGCGCGC TCACATCCAAGAGCACATGCAGGTGCCCATCGATACGAGCAAAATGTCTGAGGCTGAATTGCAGTTCCATTACTTTAAAATGCACGACTCggacaacaataataaactgGATGGCTGTGAACTGATTAAATCTCTGATCCACTGGCACG ttGAGGATCCAAGCAAACCTCATGCTGAAGACAACGCTGAGAAAGTCGCTGAATCGGAGCACAAGGGTAATGTCTATACCGACAAGGCCTTGGAGGAGACCATAGACTATGTACTCAAATCGATGGATTTGAATAATGATGGTTATGTTGATTATGCTGAATATCGAAAAACCGAAGCGAACATTGGCAaggattaa
- the LOC117790605 gene encoding G-box-binding factor isoform X2: MHQPDFTAVLLLALVACSSAQRVAPGVNPQHYQQVPQQVPQHHQQPPPPPQQYQQHGAPGVPPQQYQQQVQYQQMPVQQQQQQHQPQMQQQQHQPQMQQQQQQHMQPPVQQHPQQVQHHPQQAGGHHHGQPQQVLNTGNIQQERAHIQEHMQVPIDTSKMSEAELQFHYFKMHDSDNNNKLDGCELIKSLIHWHEQGSKEQPNGEKPHVEEKVFSDEELVALIDPILQMDDTSRDGFIDYPEFIKAQQKAAEKMQQQQQQEQQQPAQQQQQPTH; the protein is encoded by the exons ATGCATCAGCCAGATTTTACAGCAGTTCTGCTGCTTGCTCTTGTTGCCTGCAGCAGCGCACAGCGTGTTGCACCCGGCGTAAATCCCCAGCATTAT CAACAAGTGCCCCAGCAGGTGCCACAACACCACCAAcagccaccgccgccgccacaGCAATATCAACAACATGGTGCGCCTGGAGTTCCTCCCCAACAATAT cagcagcaagtgcAATATCAGCAGATGCccgtgcaacaacaacagcaacaacatcagccacaaatgcaacaacagcaacatcagccacaaatgcaacaacaacaacagcaacacatgCAACCTCCTGTGCAACAACATCCACAGCAAGTGCAACATCATCCACAGCAGGCAGGCGGTCATCATCATGGACAACCTCAGCAGGTGCTGAACACGGGCAACATTCAACAGGAGCGCGC TCACATCCAAGAGCACATGCAGGTGCCCATCGATACGAGCAAAATGTCTGAGGCTGAATTGCAGTTCCATTACTTTAAAATGCACGACTCggacaacaataataaactgGATGGCTGTGAACTGATTAAATCTCTGATCCACTGGCACG AGCAAGGCAGCAAAGAGCAGCCTAACGGCGAGAAGCCTCACGTGGAGGAGAAAGTGTTTTCGGACGAAGAGCTCGTTGCTCTCATTGATCCCATACTGCAGATGGATGATACATCTCGTGACGGTTTCATTGACTATCCGGAGTTCATAAAGGCTCAGCAAAAGGCTGCCGAGAagatgcaacagcaacagcaacaggaacaacaacaaccagcacaacagcaacagcagccaaccCATTAG
- the LOC117790605 gene encoding G-box-binding factor isoform X1 — protein MHQPDFTAVLLLALVACSSAQRVAPGVNPQHYQQVPQQVPQHHQQPPPPPQQYQQHGAPGVPPQQYQQQQVQYQQMPVQQQQQQHQPQMQQQQHQPQMQQQQQQHMQPPVQQHPQQVQHHPQQAGGHHHGQPQQVLNTGNIQQERAHIQEHMQVPIDTSKMSEAELQFHYFKMHDSDNNNKLDGCELIKSLIHWHEQGSKEQPNGEKPHVEEKVFSDEELVALIDPILQMDDTSRDGFIDYPEFIKAQQKAAEKMQQQQQQEQQQPAQQQQQPTH, from the exons ATGCATCAGCCAGATTTTACAGCAGTTCTGCTGCTTGCTCTTGTTGCCTGCAGCAGCGCACAGCGTGTTGCACCCGGCGTAAATCCCCAGCATTAT CAACAAGTGCCCCAGCAGGTGCCACAACACCACCAAcagccaccgccgccgccacaGCAATATCAACAACATGGTGCGCCTGGAGTTCCTCCCCAACAATAT cagcagcagcaagtgcAATATCAGCAGATGCccgtgcaacaacaacagcaacaacatcagccacaaatgcaacaacagcaacatcagccacaaatgcaacaacaacaacagcaacacatgCAACCTCCTGTGCAACAACATCCACAGCAAGTGCAACATCATCCACAGCAGGCAGGCGGTCATCATCATGGACAACCTCAGCAGGTGCTGAACACGGGCAACATTCAACAGGAGCGCGC TCACATCCAAGAGCACATGCAGGTGCCCATCGATACGAGCAAAATGTCTGAGGCTGAATTGCAGTTCCATTACTTTAAAATGCACGACTCggacaacaataataaactgGATGGCTGTGAACTGATTAAATCTCTGATCCACTGGCACG AGCAAGGCAGCAAAGAGCAGCCTAACGGCGAGAAGCCTCACGTGGAGGAGAAAGTGTTTTCGGACGAAGAGCTCGTTGCTCTCATTGATCCCATACTGCAGATGGATGATACATCTCGTGACGGTTTCATTGACTATCCGGAGTTCATAAAGGCTCAGCAAAAGGCTGCCGAGAagatgcaacagcaacagcaacaggaacaacaacaaccagcacaacagcaacagcagccaaccCATTAG
- the LOC117790608 gene encoding calmodulin-like protein 4, with protein MARYFKEQDIDEFRECFYLFARSGQINNLDELTVIMRSLGLSPTIQELVSYLKQKNGKMSFADFLDIMHQHSSVENLPDEVIAAFRAADPQNKGTISAKQLRNLLQNWGEGLSVREVDNIFREANVNNNSTVRYSDFVKIACAPVPDYY; from the exons atg GCTCGCTACTTTAAAGAACAGGATATTGATG AATTCCGTGAGTGTTTTTATCTGTTTGCTCGTTCGGGCCAAATTAACAATTTGGACGAACTCACT GTCATTATGCGTTCATTGGGCTTATCGCCCACAATACAAGAACTGGTTTCGTATTTGAAGcaaaaaaacggaaaaatGAGTTTCGCCGACTTCCTGGACATCATGCATCAACACTCATCGGTGGAGAATCTGCCAGATGAAGTAATTGCTGCCTTCAGAGCAGCCGATCCACAGAATAAGGGCACAATATCGGCCAAGCAATTACGGAATTTGTTGCAGAACTGGGGAGAGGGTTTGTCCGTCCGTGAGGTGGACAACATTTTCCGGGAGGCGAAtgtcaacaacaatagcacCGTGCGCTATTCAGATTTTGTGAAAATAGCTTGTGCTCCGGTACCAGACTATTACTAG
- the LOC117790609 gene encoding 40S ribosomal protein S20 yields the protein MAAAPKDIEKPHGGDSASVHRIRITLTSRNVRSLENVCRDLINGAKNQNLRVKGPVRMPTKTLRITTRKTPCGEGSKTWDRFQMRIHKRIIDLHSPSEIVKKITSINIEPGVEVEVTIAN from the exons atg GCTGCTGCTCCCAAGGACATTGAGAAGCCCCATGGCGGCGATTCTGCATCCGTGCACCGCATCCGCATCACTCTGACTTCCAGGAACGTTCGCTCCTTGGAGAATGTGTGCCGCGATTTGATCAACGGTGCTAAGAATCAGAACCTGCGTGTCAAG GGCCCAGTGCGCATGCCAACCAAGACCCTACGCATCACCACCCGTAAGACTCCTTGCGGTGAGGGTTCCAAGACCTGGGATCGTTTCCAG ATGAGAATCCACAAGCGCATCATTGATTTGCACTCTCCATCTGAGATCGTCAAGAAGATCACCTCGATCAACATTGAGCCCGGAGTAGAGGTTGAGGTTACCATTGCCAACTAG
- the LOC117790603 gene encoding adenylosuccinate synthetase, giving the protein MSTTSAINGNHYEQLHQGRTSMYKSKVDVVLGAQWGDEGKGKVVDMLASDVDIVCRCQGGNNAGHTVVANGTEFDFHLLPSGVVNEKCISVIGNGVVIHLPSLFDEVLKNEAKGLQHLEHRLIISDRAHLVFDFHQHVDGMQEAEKGGKSLGTTKKGIGPAYSSKATRNGIRVGELLGDFNLFSEKFKSIVNTHLRLFPSIKVDVEAELARYKDYVEKVRPYVKDTICFLHTALRNGKTILVEGANAAMLDIDFGTYPYVTSSNCSIGGVLTGLGLPPQTIGEVIGVVKAYTTRVGDGPFPTEQLNEIGELLQTRGFEIGVTTKRKRRCGWLDIPLLKYTSLVNGYTCICITKLDILDTLPEIKVGVNYKRSNGENLDHFPGTISELGSIEVEYAVLPGWQTSTEHIRNFKELPENAQNYVRFLESHLSVPVRWVGVGKGRESIINVH; this is encoded by the exons ATGTCAACAACAAGCGCAATTAACGGAAATCACTACGAGCAATTGCATCAAGGACGCACCAGCATGTACAAGTCCAAAGTGGATGTCGTCCTGGGCGCCCAATGGGGCGATGAGGGCAAGGGCAAGGTGGTGGACATGCTTGCCTCCGATGTGGATATTGTTTGCAGGTGTCAG GGTGGTAATAATGCTGGACACACGGTGGTCGCTAATGGCACCGAATTTGATTTTCATCTATTGCCGAGCGGCGTCGTGAACGAGAAATGCATTTCGGTCATCG gtaATGGCGTTGTCATTCATTTGCCATCGTTGTTCGACGAGGTGCTGAAGAACGAGGCTAAGGGATTGCAGCACTTGGAGCATCGTCTGATTATCTCGGATCGTGCGCATCTCGTGTTTGATTTCCATCAACATGTCGATGGCATGCAGGAGGCGGAGAAGGGTGGCAAGTCGTTGGGCACCACCAAGAAGGGTATTGGTCCGGCCTATTCCAGCAAGGCCACCCGCAATGGTATTCGTGTGGGCGAACTTCTCGGTGACTTCAACTTGTTCAGCGAGAA ATTCAAATCAATTGTGAACACGCATTTGCGGTTGTTCCCATCGATTAAGGTGGACGTGGAGGCCGAGTTGGCCCGCTACAAGGATTATGTGGAGAAGGTGCGTCCCTATGTCAAGGACACCATTTGCTTCCTGCACACGGCACTGCGCAACGGCAAGACAATTCTGGTCGAGGGTGCCAACGCAGCAATGTTGGATATTGACTTTGGCACGTATCCTTATGTAAccagcagcaattgcagcaTTGGCGGTGTCCTCACCGGATTGGGACTGCCACCGCAGACAATTGGCGAGGTTATTGGCGTTGTCAAGGCTTACACGACGCGTGTCGGCGACGGTCCGTTCCCCACGGAGCAGTTGAAC GAAATTGGCGAGTTGCTGCAGACTCGTGGCTTTGAAATTGGCGTTACCACGAAGCGAAAGCGTCGTTGTGGTTGGCTGGACATCCCTCTGCTCAAATACACGTCCCTGGTGAACGGTTATACTTGTATTTGCATTACGAAGCTGGATATTCTGGATACTCTGCCGGAGATCAAAGTGGGCGTGAACTACAAGCGCAGCAATGGCGAGAATCTGGATCATTTCCCGGGCACCATTAGCGAGCTTGGAAGCATCGAAGTGGAGTATGCTGTACTGCCTGGCTGGCAGACGTCCACTGAGCACATACGCAACTTTAAGGAGTTGCCCGAGAACGCACAAAACTACGTTCGTTTCTTGGAGAGCCATCTAAGCGTCCCCGTGCGCTGGGTGGGCGTTGGCAAGGGCCGTGAATCTATCATTAATGTACATTAG
- the LOC117790604 gene encoding zinc finger HIT domain-containing protein 2 gives MSETAENCQFCKESAFKYSCPKCNALYCSVACYKSQSHLKCSEEFYKSCIQDELLSSATTTPESQQDMRKIYDILKRMRQSDAGFKPEDFDADGLDNPLDSDDEGGLQGDEGEDEEELADDTEQTFTEEADEDVDIAARLKGIDINDADEVWSRLTTEEQQEFQKLIASGDIMKLMPDYKPWWCKPKNSKIVVLDSPTDMPEIQKNIPKFSDICKKTPSPCLHYNLWNILSAYACISRFFSGEQRTNSSEAVAHLVNLSATLKYGTNFEDAEDAIISVEMEACTTGNGPAGAAAVGSAKAGNNFLVESREQLQEDARQLMSTRNHKLAALSDILQLMQQSKALSKRKNPQEAEFQKLFALASGSVELNRTKLSQLIKKIEFMLSYVRREEVL, from the exons ATGTCGGAGACTGCAGAAAATTGTCAATT CTGTAAGGAATCGGCTTTTAAGTATTCGTGCCCCAAGTGCAATGCGCTTTACTGCAGCGTCGCTTGCTACAAATCCCAGTCCCATCTCAAGTGCTCCGAGGAGTTCTACAAATCTTGTATTCAGGATGAGTTGCTGTccagtgcaacaacaacgccggAGAGTCAGCAGGACATGCGTaaaatatatgatattttaaagcGGATGCGGCAATCGGACGCCGGTTTCAAACCCGAGGATTTCGATGCCGATGGACTAGACAATCCTCTGGACTCGGACGACGAAGGTGGATTACAAGGTGACGAGGGTGAGGATGAGGAGGAGTTAGCTGATGACACAGAACAGACGTTCACAGAGGAGGCAGATGAGGACGTGGACATTGCGGCGCGATTGAAGGGAATTGATATAAACGACGCCGATGAAGTCTGGAGCCGATTAACAACGGAGGAGCAGCAGGAATTCCAAAAACTCATTGCAAGTGGCGACATAATGAAACTCATGCCCGACTATAAGCCTTGGTGGTGCAAACCGAAGAATTCCAAAATTGTGGTCCTAGATTCACCAACAGATATGCCGGAAATACAAAAGAATATTCCGAAATTCTCGGACATATGTAAGAAGACGCCATCGCCATGCCTGCACTACAATCTCTGGAACATATTGAGCGCGTATGCGTGCATATCGCGTTTCTTCAGCGGCGAACAGCGCACGAATTCCAGCGAGGCAGTTGCTCATTTGGTCAATCTCAGTGCGACGTTGAAATACGGCACCAACTTTGAGGATGCAGAAGATGCCATCATTTCGGTGGAAATGGAGGCATGCACCACGGGCAATGGACCAGCTGGAGCTGCTGCAGTTGGCAGTGCAAAAGCTGGTAACAATTTTCTGGTCGAGAGTCGGGAGCAGCTGCAGGAAGATGCTCGCCAGCTCATGTCCACACGGAATCACAAATTGGCGGCACTAAGCGATATACTTCAATTGATGCAACAGTCCAAGGCGCTGAGCAAACGGAAAAATCCACAGGAAGCCGAATTTCAAAAGTTATTTGCGCTTGCCAGCGGAAGTGTCGAACTTAATCGCACCAAACTATCgcaattaattaagaaaatcgaATTTATGCTCTCGTATGTGAGAAGAGAGGAGGTTCTTTGA
- the LOC117790602 gene encoding protein kinase C and casein kinase II substrate protein 3 has translation MSHHSDDQLLQAGSDSFWEPGNYKRTTKRIEDSYKLCNDLQQLIQERADIEKGYAKSLRAWSKKWGELIEKGPEYGTTEAAWKGVLTESERLSDVHMKIKDNLCNDVNSQIKTWQKDNYHHTLMQIKERKDMEDLFKKAQKPWAKLLAKVEKAKADYHSACKTERSATNQERNANADSSLSPDQVKKMHDRVQKTKDQVQKCREKYEQAIGEITKYNSVYIEDMTSVFEKCQTMEKTRLQFFKDVLFNVHACLDPTKVQSLPQIYEEFYHTINNADQQKDLKWWSNNHGINMAMNWPAFVEYTEEFRDIAKGNKSKEALPAAPITLINQRPVAEDIHEYPTTNSLKKNASVNSKASGKSNQQEQSITQTSATTVESKSTVSTTAAGAATATAAASTATAAATSVAASNRNPSVTNGNGKVESNPFDEEEEWDEADNVLVDNGEPGVPVKALYDYDGAESDELTFKQGEVFEKLEDEDEQGWCKGRMNGRVGLYPANYVEIFHS, from the exons ATGTCCCACCACAGCGATGATCAGCTTCTGCAGGCTGGAAGTGATTCCTTTTGGGAACCCGGCAATTATAAACGCACCACCAAACGTATCGAAGATAGCTACAA ACTCTGCAATGACCTACAGCAACTGATACAGGAGCGCGCTGATATTGAGAAGGGATACGCTAAAAGCTTGCGGGCCTGGTCAAAGAAATGGGGTGAACTCATTGAAAAAG GGCCCGAATATGGCACCACAGAGGCAGCCTGGAAGGGAGTATTAACTGAATCGGAACGTTTATCGGATGTGCATATGAAAATCAAAGATAATCTCTGCAATGATGTCAACAGTCAGATTAAAACCTGGCAAAAGGACAATTACCACCACACGCTGATGCAGATCAAGGAGCGCAAGGATATGGAGGATCTATTCAAGAAGGCACAGAAACCATGGGCCAAACTCTTGGCCAAAGTGGAGAAGGCCAAAGCCGATTATCACTCGGCATGCAAAACGGAACGCAGTGCTACCAATCAAGAGCGCAACGCCAATGCGGACAGCTCACTGTCGCCAGATCAG GTGAAGAAGATGCACGATCGCGTGCAGAAGACCAAAGATCAGGTGCAAAAGTGCCGAGAGAAATACGAGCAGGCTATTGGCGAAATAACCAAATACAATTCCGTTTATATTGAGGATATGACATCCGTGTTTGAGAAGTGCCAAACCATGGAGAAGACGCGACTGCAATTCTTCAAGGacgttttatttaatgtgcACGCGTGTCTCGATCCGACCAAAGTGCAAAg CCTGCCCCAAATTTATGAAGAGTTTTATCATACAATTAACAATGCGGACCAACAAAAGGACTTGAAATGGTGGTCAAATAATCACGGCATTAACATGGCCATGAACTGGCCAGCATTTGTG GAATACACGGAGGAATTCCGTGATATTGCCAAGGGCAACAAATCAAAAGAGGCGTTGCCTGCTGCCCCCATAACGCTTATTAATCAGCGACCTGTTGCCGAGGATATTCAT GAATacccaacaacaaacagtctGAAGAAGAACGCGAGCGTTAATAGTAAAGCGAGCGGCAAGAGCAACCAGCAGGAACAATCAATAACTCAAACCTCTGCCACAACAGTCGAAAGCAAATCAACGGTGTCGACAACAGCCGCCGgcgctgcaacagcaacagcggcagcatcgacggcaacagcagcggcaacgtCGGTGGCAGCATCGAATCGCAATCCGAGCGTAAC caatggcaacggcaaaGTCGAATCAAATCCATTTGACGAGGAGGAGGAATGGGATGAGGCCGACAATGTGCTGGTCGACAACGGTGAGCCGGGTGTGCCGGTGAAGGCGTTATATGACTACGACGGCGCTGAAAGCGACGAGCTCACATTTAAGCAAG GTGAAGTTTTTGAGAAACtggaggatgaggatgaacAAGGCTGGTGCAAGGGACGCATGAATGGACGTGTGGGATTGTATCCGGCAAATTATGTGGAAATCTTTCATTCATAA